Proteins encoded together in one Telopea speciosissima isolate NSW1024214 ecotype Mountain lineage chromosome 4, Tspe_v1, whole genome shotgun sequence window:
- the LOC122659028 gene encoding uncharacterized protein LOC122659028: MNRGMTNSHYLKLLLVIIFLLSIEEAVGLGEPTANITGIHISSIDLKRADFVVDVLVKNPNPIPIPLVDVKYLIESDGRKLMSGLIPDAGTIHAHGSETINITLTVIYDDIKNTYNDIKPGNLIPYKVRIEFIVDLPIIGNILLPLEKTGEIPVPYIPDVDLEKIKFDKFSLEETNATLYLKLDNQNEFDLGLNSLDCEVWLAKIRIGGAKLFKTAQIGKKNSGFFELPISFRPKDFGSALWDMISGKGTGYSIKGSINVDTLFGPMKLPFSKEGGNTQLEKA; this comes from the coding sequence ATGAATAGAGGCATGACCAATTCCCACTATCTTAAACTTCTTCTTGTTATTATCTTCTTGTTATCGATTGAAGAAGCTGTAGGATTAGGGGAACCTACTGCAAATATTACTGGAATTCACATTTCTTCAATAGACCTGAAGAGGGCCGATTTCGTTGTCGATGTTCTTGTGAAGAATCCAAATCCAATTCCGATCCCTCTAGTTGATGTAAAGTATTTGATTGAGAGCGATGGCAGGAAACTCATGTCCGGCCTCATCCCTGATGCAGGGACCATTCATGCTCATGGATCTGAAACGATTAACATCACTTTGACAGTGATCTACGATGATATCAAGAACACTTACAACGACATTAAACCGGGTAATCTTATTCCTTATAAGGTCAGAATTGAGTTTATTGTGGATTTACCTATTATAGGAAACATTTTGCTTCCATTAGAGAAAACTGGGGAGATACCTGTGCCTTATATACCAGATGTCGATTTGGAGAAAATTAAGTTTGATAAATTCTCTTTGGAAGAAACGAATGCAACCCTTTATCTGAAATTGGATAACCAGAATGAATTTGATTTGGGGTTGAACTCATTAGATTGCGAGGTATGGCTTGCCAAGATAAGAATAGGTGGTGCCAAGCTTTTCAAAACGGCCCAAATTGGCAAGAAAAATTCAGGGTTTTTTGAGCTTCCAATCTCATTTAGGCCAAAGGACTTTGGGTCTGCATTATGGGATATGATAAGTGGAAAGGGGACTGGTTACTCCATTAAAGGAAGCATCAATGTGGATACCCTATTTGGACCGATGAAACTTCCATTCAGTAAGGAAGGGGGCAATACACAACTCGAGAAGGCATAA
- the LOC122657518 gene encoding desiccation-related protein At2g46140-like isoform X1: protein MASSDKPTNKKGEEEEGEQGGFLGKVKGFIQDIGEKIEEAIGFGKPTADVTAIHIPSIDLKRADFVVDVLVKNPNPVPIPLVDVKYLIESDGRKLMSGLIPDAGTIHAHGSETINIPLTVIYDDIKSTYDDIQPGSVIPYKVSIEFIVDIPVIGNISIPLEKTGEIPVPYKPDVNLEKIKFDQFSLEETTATLHLKLDNQNDFDLGLNSLDYEVWLAEVSVGGAKLSKSAQIGKKDSGVVELPISFKPKDFGSALWDMMRGKGTGYSIKGNIDVDTMFGPMKLPFNKEGGNTRLKKAEDDDDED from the exons ATGGCATCATCTGATAAACCCACGaacaagaaaggagaagaagaagaaggagagcaGGGGGGTTTCTTAGGAAAGGTGAAGGGCTTCATCCAAGACATtggagagaagattgaagaagctaTAGGATTCGGGAAACCTACTGCAGATGTTACTGCAATTCACATTCCTTCAATAGACCTGAAGAGGGCCGATTTTGTTGTCGATGTTCTTGTGAAGAATCCAAATCCAGTTCCGATTCCCCTTGTTGATGTAAAGTATTTGATTGAGAGCGATGGCAGGAAGCTCATGTCCGGCCTCATCCCTGACGCAGGGACCATTCATGCTCATGGATCTGAAACGATTAATATCCCTTTGACAGTGATCTACGATGATATCAAGAGCACTTACGACGATATTCAACCGGGTAGTGTTATTCCTTATAAGGTCAGTATTGAGTTTATTGTGGATATACCTGTTATAGGAAACATTTCGATTCCATTGGAGAAAACTGGCGAGATTCCTGTGCCTTATAAACCAGATGTCAATTTGGAGAAGATTAAGTTTGATCAGTTCTCTCTGGAAGAAACAACTGCAACCCTTCATCTGAAATTGGACAACCAGAATGACTTTGATTTGGGGTTGAATTCTTTAGATTACGAGGTATGGCTTGCCGAGGTAAGCGTAGGTGGTGCCAAGCTTTCCAAGTCGGCCCAAATTGGCAAGAAAGATTCAGGGGTTGTTGAGCTTCCAATCTCATTTAAGCCAAAGGACTTTGGGTCTGCATTATGGGATATGATGAGAGGAAAGGGGACTGGTTACTCCATTAAAGGAAACATCGATGTGGATACCATGTTCGGACCGATGAAACTTCCATTCAATAAGGAAGGGGGCAATACACGCCTCAAGAAGGCAGAAGACGACGACGATGAG GACTGA